In Natronococcus occultus SP4, the following proteins share a genomic window:
- a CDS encoding DUF7096 domain-containing protein, with translation MKRAMAVLLAGLLVLSLPAVAVSATDSSETDETALETDEPSQPFVETNGTTNRLDPGADPRSERTEHGDDLGTTLMSADDELRVDYEQEAIVRNGFENASSGDREEMVQLGYERLQERTDVLEERERAAVREHAADDRSTTRLLQTFSRNYHESSVIASALDELVGYADRVPEYSLSIRDDKSVLEMYRTDVRSQLDATSDRGESDRTHLAVRTAETGYSLSVLDRNYVREATRFDSRNASQPDQFNDITDAHGTAQELYPWVFEADHETHSSMAESRTVQLYRIQAIHDQGQLTAYLDGGTGTVHRELQTLDHEQLPPIDDDRWTEDGLELSITETAANGPAEVSVADADTGDPVAATVSIEGAFAGETGSSGSLWVLPPDGEFDLRADADGDSVAGTVSDTDS, from the coding sequence ATGAAGCGTGCGATGGCCGTCCTTCTCGCGGGGCTGCTCGTCCTCTCGCTGCCGGCGGTCGCCGTCTCGGCGACCGATTCGAGTGAAACGGACGAGACTGCCCTCGAAACGGACGAGCCGAGCCAGCCGTTCGTCGAAACGAACGGAACGACGAACCGTCTCGATCCCGGCGCTGACCCGCGAAGCGAGCGCACCGAACACGGCGACGATCTCGGAACGACGCTGATGAGCGCCGACGACGAGCTCAGAGTCGACTACGAACAGGAGGCTATCGTCCGGAACGGGTTCGAGAACGCCTCGAGCGGGGATCGCGAGGAGATGGTCCAGCTGGGGTACGAACGACTGCAGGAACGGACCGACGTCCTCGAGGAGCGCGAACGAGCGGCAGTACGGGAACACGCGGCCGACGATCGGTCGACGACCAGACTGTTACAGACGTTCTCGCGGAACTATCACGAGTCGAGCGTGATCGCGAGCGCACTCGACGAACTGGTCGGGTACGCGGATCGGGTCCCGGAGTACTCGCTTTCGATCCGTGACGACAAGAGCGTCCTGGAGATGTATCGCACCGACGTCCGTTCACAGCTCGATGCGACGTCTGATCGAGGCGAGAGTGACCGAACGCACCTGGCCGTCAGAACCGCCGAAACCGGCTACTCCCTCTCCGTGCTCGATCGAAACTACGTTCGGGAGGCGACCCGGTTCGACAGCCGGAACGCGAGTCAGCCCGACCAGTTCAACGACATCACCGACGCACACGGAACGGCCCAGGAGCTGTACCCGTGGGTATTCGAGGCCGATCACGAAACCCACTCATCGATGGCCGAGAGCAGAACCGTCCAGCTGTACCGAATTCAGGCAATCCACGATCAGGGTCAGCTAACCGCGTATCTCGACGGCGGAACGGGTACGGTCCACCGAGAGCTGCAAACCCTCGATCACGAGCAGTTGCCGCCGATCGACGACGATCGGTGGACCGAGGACGGCCTCGAGCTCTCGATAACCGAAACCGCCGCGAACGGCCCGGCCGAAGTGTCGGTCGCGGACGCCGACACCGGCGACCCGGTGGCAGCGACGGTCTCAATCGAGGGAGCGTTCGCCGGCGAAACGGGGTCGAGCGGATCGCTGTGGGTGCTTCCGCCCGACGGCGAGTTCGACCTGCGGGCCGACGCAGACGGCGACAGCGTCGCAGGGACGGTTTCGGACACCGACTCGTAG
- a CDS encoding type IV pilin codes for MGLPFTRSLRERGVAPVVGVVLLVGVTVALATVVAVAIGGLSPDSVQTTAAFELRADGEDGTITVEHVAGDPIDVEELSVTVAVNGDPLAHQPPVPFTGATGFDQAPSGPFNSASGSSWTTGERSTLSIAGTNGPAIEPGDTVSVTLAVDGQRIAALETTAD; via the coding sequence ATGGGACTCCCGTTCACTCGATCACTCCGCGAGCGCGGCGTCGCGCCGGTAGTCGGCGTCGTGCTGTTGGTCGGGGTCACCGTCGCACTGGCGACGGTCGTCGCGGTCGCTATCGGCGGGCTGAGTCCGGACTCCGTCCAGACGACGGCGGCGTTCGAACTCAGGGCCGACGGCGAGGACGGGACGATCACCGTCGAGCACGTCGCCGGCGACCCGATCGACGTCGAGGAGCTCTCGGTGACGGTCGCGGTAAACGGCGATCCGCTTGCTCACCAGCCTCCGGTCCCGTTCACGGGAGCGACGGGCTTCGATCAGGCGCCAAGCGGCCCGTTCAACTCGGCGAGCGGGTCGAGCTGGACCACCGGTGAACGATCCACGCTCTCGATAGCGGGAACCAACGGCCCCGCGATCGAGCCTGGTGACACGGTCTCCGTGACACTCGCCGTCGACGGCCAGCGGATCGCTGCGCTCGAGACGACCGCCGACTAA
- a CDS encoding ATP synthase subunit A has product MSQAEDIESVDEDGVIESVSGPVVTATDLDARMNDVVYVGDEGLMGEVIEIEGNLTTIQVYEETSGVGPGEPVENTGEPLSVDLGPGMLNAIYDGVQRPLDELEEKMGSAFLDRGVDAPGIDFEKEWEFTPSVAEGEIVEPGDVIGEVPETESITHKVMVPPNYEGGEITSIERGEFTVDEVIAELDSGEEITMHQEWPVRRARPSDEKETPTVPLVSGQRILDGLFPIAKGGTAAIPGPFGSGKTVTQHQLAKWADADIVVYVGCGERGNEMTEVIEDFPELEDPKTGKPLMSRTCLIANTSNMPVAARESCIYTGITIAEYFRDMGYDVALMADSTSRWAEAMREISSRLEEMPGEEGYPAYLAARLSEFYERAGKFQLINGDEGSISVIGAVSPPGGDFSEPVTQNTLRIVKTFWALDADLAERRHFPSINWNESYSLYRQQLDPWFRENVADDWPERRQWAIDVLDEEDELQEIVQLVGKDALPEDQQLTLEVARYLREAWLQQNAFHDVDTYCDPEKTYRMLGAIKTFNDEAFEALEAGVPVEEIQDVDAAPQLNRMGVADDWNEFIDELESDLKEQIRALY; this is encoded by the coding sequence ATGAGCCAGGCAGAAGACATCGAATCCGTCGACGAAGACGGTGTAATCGAAAGCGTGAGCGGTCCGGTCGTGACCGCCACGGACCTCGACGCCCGGATGAACGACGTCGTCTACGTCGGCGACGAAGGACTGATGGGCGAGGTCATCGAGATCGAAGGGAACCTGACCACGATTCAGGTGTACGAGGAGACCTCCGGTGTTGGTCCGGGAGAACCCGTCGAGAACACGGGCGAGCCGCTCTCGGTCGACCTCGGACCTGGGATGCTAAACGCCATCTACGACGGCGTCCAGCGTCCCCTCGACGAGCTCGAGGAGAAGATGGGGTCGGCGTTTCTCGACCGTGGGGTCGACGCGCCCGGCATCGACTTCGAGAAGGAGTGGGAGTTCACTCCCTCCGTCGCCGAGGGCGAGATCGTCGAACCCGGCGACGTGATCGGCGAGGTCCCCGAGACGGAGAGTATCACCCACAAGGTGATGGTGCCGCCGAACTACGAGGGCGGGGAGATCACCTCGATCGAGCGCGGCGAGTTCACGGTCGACGAAGTGATCGCCGAACTCGACTCGGGCGAGGAGATCACGATGCACCAGGAGTGGCCCGTCCGCCGGGCCCGCCCGTCCGACGAGAAGGAGACGCCGACGGTGCCGCTGGTTTCGGGACAGCGGATCCTCGACGGCCTGTTCCCGATCGCGAAGGGCGGAACCGCGGCGATTCCCGGTCCCTTCGGCTCCGGAAAGACCGTCACCCAACACCAGCTCGCGAAGTGGGCCGACGCTGATATCGTCGTCTACGTCGGCTGTGGCGAGCGTGGCAACGAGATGACGGAAGTCATCGAGGACTTCCCCGAACTCGAGGACCCGAAGACGGGGAAGCCGCTGATGTCCCGGACGTGTCTCATCGCGAACACGTCCAACATGCCGGTGGCAGCCCGCGAGTCCTGTATCTACACGGGGATCACCATCGCAGAGTACTTCCGCGACATGGGCTATGACGTCGCGCTGATGGCAGACTCCACCTCCCGGTGGGCCGAGGCGATGCGAGAGATCTCGAGCCGACTCGAGGAGATGCCCGGCGAGGAGGGGTACCCCGCCTATCTCGCCGCGCGGCTCTCGGAGTTCTACGAGCGCGCCGGCAAGTTCCAGCTGATCAACGGCGACGAGGGATCGATTTCGGTCATCGGCGCCGTCTCCCCGCCCGGCGGGGACTTCTCGGAGCCGGTCACCCAGAACACGCTGCGTATCGTGAAGACGTTCTGGGCGCTCGACGCCGACCTCGCCGAGCGACGCCACTTCCCCTCGATCAACTGGAACGAGTCGTACTCGCTGTACCGCCAGCAGCTCGATCCGTGGTTCCGGGAGAACGTCGCCGACGACTGGCCCGAGCGACGCCAGTGGGCGATCGACGTCCTCGACGAGGAGGACGAGCTCCAGGAGATCGTTCAGCTCGTCGGGAAGGACGCCCTGCCGGAGGACCAGCAGCTGACCCTCGAGGTCGCTCGCTACCTGCGCGAGGCGTGGCTCCAGCAGAACGCGTTCCACGACGTCGACACCTACTGCGATCCGGAGAAGACCTACCGGATGCTCGGCGCGATCAAGACGTTCAACGACGAGGCGTTCGAGGCCCTCGAGGCCGGCGTTCCCGTCGAGGAGATCCAGGACGTCGACGCTGCACCCCAGCTCAACCGGATGGGCGTCGCCGACGACTGGAACGAGTTCATCGACGAGCTCGAATCGGATCTCAAAGAGCAGATCAGAGCACTGTACTAA
- a CDS encoding V-type ATP synthase subunit I, with amino-acid sequence MLRPERMSKVSVAGSKGVMPTVIETIHDLNLVHLSDYDGSWEGFDNGTPIEGADDASEKLVTVRALESTLELSADETTIGSVDDDWEQRLEETRTRVNELDDNRSEIREELRQVEERLDRVEPFAELGVDLDLLSGYETVDVVVGEGPANEIEAALETADEIRAFETFTGGDVVAIVAAPAEDVAADDGLIDDALVGVEFTRHEVPETARTPEAYVAELEEEKRELESRTDELDAELERIKANEGSFLLALEAELTIEVQRAEAPLQFATTDRAFIAEGWIPTEQYDELVTALRDTVGESVEIEELERAEYDEHEHGSVEHTDDTETDTDADADSDEASSPKQKAATDGGQPTRADGGGHGNRAVTMDSEPPVRLDNLTPAKPFELMVKMVSQPKYSELDPTFFIFLTYPFAFGFMIGDIGYGILYMLMGWGAWKVFDSDAGKALGTIGIWAGVFTIIFGYLYDDIFGVYMSDLGIHLPLAGSLTKGLQHPESWAMLWIILSVVFGIVHLNIGLVLGFVNELKHSLKAAVMEKFSWILAMNGLFLWLFSTHLEGQKPDFLVGTESVLYETEQFALGFEGLPEIVGLAGLAMLLVGVVMVGSAEGVAGLLETPAWAFGHVLSYLRMVAVLLAKGGMAFVVNLLVFGAAADETGYMEFAYFDAPMAPEAGEVVFEGLVWIGLDGGPIVMALALLGAVVVFVLGHIVVLLLGITAAGIQMLRLEYVEFFQKFYDGGGEEYDPFGHDGQSAPQAD; translated from the coding sequence ATGCTCAGACCTGAGCGGATGAGCAAGGTCTCGGTGGCCGGTTCCAAGGGCGTCATGCCCACGGTCATCGAGACGATTCACGATCTGAATCTGGTTCATCTCTCGGACTACGACGGCTCGTGGGAGGGCTTTGATAACGGGACGCCGATCGAGGGGGCCGACGACGCTTCCGAGAAACTGGTTACTGTCCGCGCCCTGGAGAGCACCCTCGAGCTGTCGGCCGACGAGACGACCATCGGGTCGGTCGACGACGACTGGGAACAGCGACTCGAGGAAACGCGGACACGGGTCAACGAACTCGACGACAACCGCAGCGAGATCCGCGAAGAGCTCCGACAGGTCGAGGAGCGGCTCGACCGCGTCGAGCCCTTCGCGGAACTCGGGGTGGATCTCGATCTGCTCTCGGGCTACGAGACGGTCGACGTCGTTGTCGGCGAAGGACCCGCCAACGAGATCGAAGCCGCTCTCGAGACGGCCGACGAGATTCGGGCGTTCGAGACGTTTACTGGCGGTGACGTCGTCGCCATCGTGGCTGCACCCGCCGAGGACGTCGCTGCCGACGACGGCCTGATCGACGACGCGCTCGTCGGCGTCGAGTTTACGCGCCACGAGGTGCCCGAGACCGCCCGCACTCCGGAAGCGTACGTCGCCGAGCTCGAGGAGGAAAAGCGGGAACTGGAGTCTCGCACCGACGAGCTCGACGCGGAGCTCGAACGGATCAAGGCCAACGAAGGGTCGTTCCTGCTCGCGCTCGAGGCGGAACTGACCATCGAGGTCCAGCGTGCCGAAGCGCCCCTGCAGTTTGCGACGACCGACCGGGCGTTTATCGCCGAGGGATGGATTCCCACCGAGCAGTACGACGAGCTCGTTACCGCGTTGCGCGATACGGTCGGTGAAAGCGTCGAAATCGAGGAACTCGAGCGAGCCGAGTACGACGAGCACGAACACGGTTCCGTCGAGCACACCGACGACACGGAGACGGACACCGACGCCGACGCCGACTCCGACGAAGCGTCCTCGCCCAAGCAGAAGGCGGCGACCGACGGCGGACAGCCCACACGCGCCGATGGCGGCGGACACGGCAACCGTGCCGTAACGATGGACAGCGAGCCGCCGGTCAGGCTCGACAACCTCACGCCGGCAAAGCCGTTCGAGCTGATGGTGAAGATGGTCAGCCAGCCCAAGTACAGCGAGCTGGACCCAACCTTCTTCATCTTCCTGACCTACCCGTTCGCGTTCGGCTTCATGATCGGTGACATCGGCTACGGGATCCTCTACATGCTGATGGGCTGGGGAGCCTGGAAGGTCTTCGACTCCGACGCCGGCAAGGCCCTCGGTACTATCGGCATCTGGGCCGGTGTCTTCACGATCATCTTCGGGTATCTGTACGACGACATCTTCGGCGTCTATATGAGCGACCTGGGAATCCACCTGCCGCTTGCCGGCTCGCTCACCAAGGGTCTGCAACATCCCGAGAGCTGGGCGATGCTGTGGATCATCCTGAGCGTCGTGTTCGGGATCGTCCACCTCAACATCGGCCTGGTGCTGGGCTTCGTCAACGAGCTCAAACACAGCCTGAAGGCGGCCGTCATGGAGAAGTTCTCCTGGATCCTCGCGATGAACGGCCTGTTCCTCTGGCTGTTCAGCACCCACCTGGAGGGCCAGAAGCCCGACTTCCTCGTCGGGACCGAGAGCGTCCTCTACGAGACGGAGCAGTTCGCGCTCGGATTCGAAGGACTTCCGGAGATCGTCGGCCTCGCGGGGCTCGCGATGTTGCTCGTCGGCGTCGTCATGGTCGGCAGCGCCGAGGGCGTCGCCGGCCTCCTCGAGACGCCGGCCTGGGCGTTCGGTCACGTCCTCTCGTATCTCCGGATGGTCGCCGTCCTGCTCGCGAAGGGTGGGATGGCGTTCGTCGTGAACCTCCTGGTCTTCGGTGCTGCGGCCGACGAGACCGGCTACATGGAGTTCGCGTACTTCGACGCGCCGATGGCTCCCGAGGCTGGTGAAGTCGTCTTCGAAGGCCTCGTCTGGATCGGGCTCGACGGCGGCCCCATCGTGATGGCGCTGGCGCTGCTCGGCGCCGTCGTGGTGTTCGTCCTCGGTCACATCGTGGTCCTGCTGCTGGGGATCACCGCAGCCGGGATCCAGATGCTCCGCCTGGAGTACGTGGAGTTCTTCCAGAAGTTCTACGACGGCGGCGGCGAGGAGTACGATCCGTTCGGCCACGACGGCCAGTCCGCTCCGCAGGCGGACTGA
- a CDS encoding helix-turn-helix transcriptional regulator → MRISTVLSVVLVVLLAGSVAVVPAVAAADGSASSPQDRSTQFAVGNDSVLETTDPAQVIRINVTEGGDAVWQIESRFLLSDDEETDAFLEYAEEIRDGERGDVYDRGLFEPHVEAAEETTDREMTLREDGWEEPAVYDDGDSASDESEPMVGVLTYSFTWTGFAAVDGNRVHVGDAFQGTDGPWLSTLADDQRLVIQSPANYGFHDYNLPVSPQDSALVVDGPYQFSEGELETTFLRGAGDGATGSTGGLLPASTELFVGALVVIAAIGVAGYALIRRVGANRLSATAAAVLASDESDRADETAERSAKGDERRRGPVDSASRRGPVTDTTYRESTDEPAGQTFAYAEDSSADDADAVDLELLSDEERVLRLLRQNGGRMKQGSIVSETGWSNAKVSQLLSQMADDGDIEKLRIGRENLITLPEVDPTELD, encoded by the coding sequence ATGCGGATCTCGACCGTCTTGTCAGTCGTCCTTGTGGTTCTCCTCGCCGGCTCGGTCGCCGTCGTCCCGGCAGTAGCGGCCGCCGACGGATCGGCGAGTTCGCCCCAGGACCGATCGACACAGTTCGCGGTCGGGAACGATTCCGTCCTCGAGACCACCGACCCCGCACAGGTGATCCGAATCAACGTCACCGAAGGCGGGGACGCCGTCTGGCAGATCGAGAGTCGGTTCCTGTTGAGCGACGACGAGGAGACCGACGCGTTCCTCGAGTACGCCGAGGAGATCCGCGACGGCGAACGCGGGGATGTCTACGACCGCGGGCTGTTCGAGCCCCATGTCGAGGCGGCCGAGGAGACGACGGACCGAGAGATGACACTCCGGGAAGACGGCTGGGAGGAGCCGGCGGTGTACGACGACGGCGACTCCGCGAGCGACGAGTCGGAGCCGATGGTCGGCGTCCTCACGTACTCGTTTACCTGGACCGGGTTCGCGGCGGTCGACGGGAACCGGGTCCATGTCGGCGACGCGTTTCAGGGCACGGACGGTCCGTGGCTATCGACGCTCGCCGACGATCAGCGGCTCGTGATCCAGTCGCCGGCGAACTACGGATTTCACGACTACAACCTCCCGGTGAGCCCGCAGGATAGCGCGCTCGTCGTCGACGGACCGTACCAGTTCAGCGAGGGCGAACTCGAGACGACGTTCCTCCGTGGCGCCGGTGACGGAGCGACCGGGAGTACCGGCGGGTTGCTCCCCGCGAGCACCGAACTGTTCGTTGGCGCGCTCGTCGTCATCGCGGCGATCGGCGTAGCGGGGTACGCGCTGATCCGGCGGGTCGGAGCGAACCGACTGTCGGCGACTGCCGCCGCCGTCCTCGCCTCCGACGAGAGCGACCGCGCCGACGAGACGGCCGAGCGATCGGCGAAAGGCGACGAGCGACGACGCGGCCCGGTCGACTCCGCGTCCCGACGGGGGCCAGTGACCGACACCACCTACCGAGAATCGACCGACGAGCCGGCAGGGCAGACGTTCGCGTACGCCGAGGACTCGAGCGCTGACGACGCCGACGCGGTCGATCTCGAGCTGTTGAGCGACGAGGAGCGGGTCCTCAGACTACTCAGGCAAAACGGCGGGCGGATGAAACAGGGGTCGATCGTCTCCGAGACCGGCTGGTCGAACGCGAAGGTCTCGCAGCTGCTTTCCCAGATGGCCGACGACGGCGATATCGAGAAGCTCCGTATCGGCCGGGAGAACCTCATTACGCTGCCGGAAGTCGATCCGACTGAACTCGACTGA
- a CDS encoding V-type ATP synthase subunit F — protein sequence MSQEIAVVGSPEFTTGFRLAGVRRFENVPEDEKEESLDDAATAALEDEGVGIVVMHDDDLEYLSRGVRQDVETSVEPVVVTIGSGTGGGGLRDQIKRAIGIDLMDEDEQEDT from the coding sequence ATGAGCCAGGAAATCGCAGTCGTCGGCAGTCCGGAGTTCACCACCGGATTCCGCCTCGCGGGCGTTCGCCGCTTCGAGAACGTTCCCGAGGACGAGAAGGAGGAATCGCTCGACGACGCCGCGACGGCTGCCCTTGAGGACGAGGGGGTCGGGATCGTCGTCATGCACGACGACGACCTCGAGTACCTCTCGCGGGGCGTCCGTCAGGACGTCGAGACGAGCGTCGAACCGGTCGTCGTCACGATCGGTAGCGGAACCGGTGGCGGCGGGCTGCGCGACCAGATCAAGCGCGCGATCGGTATCGACCTCATGGACGAGGACGAGCAAGAGGACACGTAA
- a CDS encoding methyltransferase domain-containing protein produces MGVLENKARARLFYKYLSTVYDRINPFIWNEQMRTDALELLDLEPESTVLDVGCGTGFATEGLLEHVEEVYALDQSEHQLEQAYAKFGKRSPPVHFHRGDAERLPFATDTFDVVWSSGSIEYWPNPILALREFRRVLKPGGQVLVVGPNYPDSPIAQRLADAMMLFYDEYEADRMFKRAGFEDVRHAFMGPEYEPEVAITTVARAPE; encoded by the coding sequence ATGGGAGTTCTCGAGAACAAGGCCCGGGCGCGGCTGTTCTATAAGTACCTCTCGACGGTGTACGATCGAATCAACCCGTTCATCTGGAACGAGCAGATGCGAACTGACGCCCTCGAACTGCTCGATCTCGAACCCGAGTCGACGGTGCTCGACGTCGGCTGTGGAACCGGGTTCGCCACCGAGGGGCTGCTCGAGCACGTCGAGGAAGTGTACGCTCTCGACCAGAGCGAGCACCAGCTCGAGCAGGCCTACGCGAAGTTCGGGAAGCGATCTCCGCCGGTCCACTTCCACCGCGGCGACGCCGAGCGGCTCCCGTTCGCGACCGACACGTTCGACGTCGTCTGGTCGTCGGGCTCGATCGAGTACTGGCCGAACCCGATCCTCGCGCTCCGGGAGTTTCGCCGCGTGTTGAAACCCGGCGGCCAAGTCCTCGTCGTCGGTCCGAACTACCCGGACAGCCCGATCGCACAGCGGCTGGCCGACGCGATGATGCTGTTTTACGACGAGTACGAGGCCGATCGGATGTTCAAGCGGGCCGGCTTCGAGGACGTCCGCCATGCCTTCATGGGGCCGGAGTACGAGCCCGAGGTCGCGATCACGACGGTCGCCCGCGCCCCCGAGTAG
- the ahaH gene encoding ATP synthase archaeal subunit H: MPRPQVLERIQSAEEEADEIVAQAEDDRDERIAEARKRAEEIRTEAEQEAQDLKERRLEEARDEIDEECERVLREGEQEREALAERAQSRVDEVTDYVVELFQEDVHAQT, encoded by the coding sequence ATGCCGAGGCCACAGGTTCTCGAACGAATACAGTCGGCGGAGGAAGAGGCCGACGAAATCGTCGCACAGGCAGAAGACGACCGCGACGAGCGAATCGCCGAGGCCCGGAAACGCGCCGAGGAGATTCGCACGGAAGCGGAACAGGAGGCGCAGGATCTCAAGGAGCGTCGCCTCGAAGAGGCGCGCGACGAGATCGATGAGGAGTGCGAGCGCGTCCTTCGCGAGGGCGAACAGGAGCGCGAGGCGCTCGCCGAGCGTGCCCAGAGCCGGGTCGACGAGGTGACCGACTACGTCGTCGAACTGTTCCAGGAGGACGTTCATGCTCAGACCTGA
- a CDS encoding V-type ATP synthase subunit C: MSLGASNTEYVSARVRARKAALFTDEDYRKLVRMGPSGIARFMEESEYEREINELGARFSGVDLIEHALNRNLAKHFGDLLEWSEGRLYDLIARYLRKFDVWNIKTIIRGIYTDTPAEEIRTDLIRAGELEDATLDRLLEVEAIEDVVELLDGTTYAEPLEDASEEFEETNTLVPLENALDREFYEHLLDDLGRPQEGPEAKYVEFLQAEIDFRNARNALRLARSGADLDPASYYIEGGVLFDESDLNQLVANPDELVDHIAESKRYGNRLSQALSRLRDADSLIQFEHALDAALLEYADMLSSIYPTSVSAVLSYILAKEREVENIRAIARGREVGLSESEIEEELVIQ, translated from the coding sequence ATGAGCTTAGGCGCCTCGAACACGGAATACGTCAGCGCTCGTGTCCGTGCACGCAAAGCAGCGCTGTTCACGGACGAGGATTATCGCAAACTCGTCCGTATGGGGCCAAGCGGAATCGCACGCTTTATGGAGGAGTCGGAGTACGAACGCGAGATCAACGAACTCGGTGCGCGGTTTTCGGGTGTCGACCTGATCGAACACGCCCTCAACCGCAATCTCGCGAAACACTTCGGAGACCTGCTCGAGTGGTCCGAGGGTCGACTGTACGACCTCATCGCTCGGTATCTCCGAAAGTTCGACGTCTGGAACATCAAGACGATTATCCGTGGGATCTACACGGACACACCTGCCGAAGAGATCCGGACGGACCTGATTCGTGCTGGCGAACTCGAGGATGCGACGCTAGATCGGCTGCTCGAGGTCGAAGCGATCGAAGACGTCGTTGAACTGCTCGATGGGACGACCTACGCCGAGCCGCTCGAGGACGCCTCCGAGGAGTTCGAAGAAACGAACACGCTCGTTCCCCTCGAGAACGCTCTCGACCGGGAGTTCTACGAGCATCTGCTCGACGACCTCGGCCGCCCACAGGAAGGTCCGGAGGCCAAATACGTCGAGTTCCTCCAGGCCGAGATCGACTTCCGAAACGCACGAAACGCCCTGCGGCTTGCCCGCAGTGGCGCGGATCTGGATCCGGCCAGTTACTACATCGAAGGAGGTGTGCTGTTCGACGAGTCCGACCTCAACCAGCTTGTCGCCAACCCTGACGAGCTCGTCGATCACATCGCCGAGAGCAAGCGCTACGGCAACCGACTCTCGCAGGCGCTGTCACGGTTGCGCGATGCTGATAGCCTTATCCAGTTCGAGCACGCACTAGACGCTGCGTTGCTCGAGTACGCTGACATGCTCTCGAGTATCTACCCGACCTCCGTGTCGGCCGTCCTGTCGTACATCCTCGCGAAGGAACGCGAGGTCGAGAACATCCGTGCGATCGCACGCGGCCGCGAGGTCGGGCTTTCCGAAAGCGAGATCGAGGAGGAACTGGTGATCCAATGA
- a CDS encoding V-type ATP synthase subunit E, with the protein MSLDTVVEDIREEAHARAEELREEGESRAEEIISEAEDDADEILEEAEGNAEREIEQLREQRLSSAKLEAKQKRLEARRDVLSDVREHVEAELANLEGETREELTRALVETSSAEFENADTVRVYGRADDEELIESILEDYDGYEYADEYDCLGGVVVESDQSRVRVNNTFDSVLEDVWEDNLQEISNRLFEQ; encoded by the coding sequence ATGAGTTTGGACACAGTCGTCGAGGACATCAGAGAAGAGGCCCACGCGCGTGCGGAGGAACTGCGCGAAGAGGGCGAATCTCGCGCCGAGGAGATCATCTCGGAAGCCGAGGACGATGCCGACGAAATCCTCGAGGAGGCCGAGGGAAACGCCGAGCGCGAGATCGAGCAACTGCGTGAACAGCGACTCTCCAGTGCCAAACTGGAGGCGAAACAGAAACGCCTGGAGGCCAGACGCGACGTCCTCAGTGACGTCCGCGAGCACGTCGAAGCCGAACTCGCCAACCTCGAAGGCGAGACCCGCGAGGAGCTTACGCGAGCACTCGTCGAGACATCCAGCGCCGAGTTCGAGAACGCAGACACCGTTCGCGTCTACGGCCGTGCTGACGACGAGGAGCTGATCGAGTCGATTCTCGAGGATTACGACGGCTACGAGTACGCCGACGAATACGACTGTCTCGGCGGCGTCGTCGTCGAAAGCGACCAATCCCGCGTTCGAGTCAACAACACCTTCGACTCGGTGCTCGAGGACGTCTGGGAGGACAACCTCCAGGAGATCAGCAACCGGCTCTTCGAGCAATGA